In Halobacteriovorax marinus SJ, the following proteins share a genomic window:
- a CDS encoding CPBP family intramembrane glutamic endopeptidase, whose product MKKLLITLALLFNLNSHGQVVQGVSSIIPGMGQSLNGNHWEGAAYFVSALGLMFAAKDPKLNTIGLNIAFYNMYDAWRDAGGKPSNKNSNIFHDYAQMFNPVNIIDPFAIGLLSAAAINRSNSRKTAFEEARKHNDHETIHRRLSTDGWKSILTFASVGMGEEALFRGFLFPAFSQAVGPWGGAITSSAIFAFAHKGANTEANIVRGALGMLFCWQYYRNKFNLNKNIFTHSWYDQILIGPFNIASQDPDEKFDWNKMPIGASFTFNF is encoded by the coding sequence ATGAAGAAACTACTCATAACACTAGCACTCTTATTCAATCTAAATAGTCATGGACAAGTAGTCCAAGGTGTTTCAAGTATCATTCCAGGAATGGGACAATCTCTTAACGGTAATCACTGGGAAGGAGCCGCTTATTTCGTTTCAGCATTAGGACTTATGTTTGCAGCAAAGGATCCCAAGCTTAATACTATAGGGCTAAATATAGCTTTCTATAATATGTATGATGCTTGGAGAGACGCTGGTGGAAAACCCAGCAATAAGAATAGTAATATCTTTCACGATTATGCTCAAATGTTTAACCCTGTAAATATCATTGACCCCTTTGCTATTGGCCTGCTCTCCGCAGCAGCAATTAATAGAAGCAATTCAAGAAAAACAGCTTTTGAAGAAGCAAGAAAACATAATGATCACGAAACCATTCACCGAAGACTCTCCACAGATGGATGGAAATCAATTCTCACCTTCGCTTCTGTAGGAATGGGAGAAGAAGCTCTCTTTAGGGGATTTCTCTTCCCAGCTTTTTCTCAAGCAGTGGGCCCATGGGGAGGAGCCATAACCAGTTCAGCAATTTTTGCTTTTGCCCACAAGGGAGCAAACACTGAAGCCAATATAGTAAGAGGTGCTTTGGGCATGCTCTTTTGCTGGCAGTATTATAGAAATAAGTTCAATCTAAATAAAAATATTTTTACTCATTCGTGGTACGATCAGATTCTCATTGGGCCATTCAATATTGCCTCTCAAGACCCTGACGAGAAATTTGATTGGAATAAAATGCCAATTGGAGCAAGTTTTACATTTAACTTTTAA
- a CDS encoding DUF3955 domain-containing protein, translated as MNDLIKIGLSLDLLGIISLISYQFSNKYVDEHGVLREPFFLLPIALIFLTLGTIFLIIGFSKRKKKSK; from the coding sequence ATGAATGACTTGATCAAAATAGGTCTTAGTTTGGATCTCTTGGGTATCATATCTCTTATATCTTATCAGTTTAGCAATAAGTATGTTGATGAACATGGAGTGCTTAGAGAGCCATTCTTTCTTCTACCTATAGCACTCATATTTCTTACCCTTGGAACCATTTTCCTCATCATAGGTTTTTCTAAGAGAAAGAAGAAATCAAAATGA
- a CDS encoding DUF6268 family outer membrane beta-barrel protein, whose protein sequence is MSLSKISKIVLVHFFMTSVFAAADISLDYSVPQEDDKGNEITETNFAAKYTYVLGKSDSEKSTYTLGGDLRYTELKFDEPLLGKLKLLKVKIPVGGTHVLGKNILKWTLTPGLHGQSDDFLSESEFRPEGNFIFIWPRTNLQWLLGAGFSDTFGETKIFPIFGVVWKLDEKSTLTLMFPQIKYEYLTEAKNKYNFTVAPAGAQWQWKAGQILNNSEDVDVAISGIRFSVGGDFILNDSKYLYTNIGLVTNRKFEIHRHSNTSISGEQELVNSWFFQVGARF, encoded by the coding sequence ATGAGTCTAAGTAAAATTTCGAAAATAGTTCTTGTTCACTTTTTTATGACAAGTGTCTTTGCCGCTGCAGATATCAGTCTAGATTACTCTGTTCCTCAAGAAGATGATAAAGGAAATGAAATAACTGAAACAAATTTTGCCGCTAAATATACCTATGTTTTAGGTAAGTCTGATTCAGAAAAAAGTACGTATACTTTAGGGGGAGACTTACGTTATACAGAGCTTAAGTTTGATGAGCCACTTCTTGGGAAACTTAAATTATTAAAAGTAAAAATCCCTGTAGGTGGTACGCATGTCTTAGGGAAGAATATTCTAAAATGGACCCTGACTCCAGGCCTACATGGCCAGAGTGATGACTTTCTTAGTGAATCTGAATTTAGACCTGAGGGTAATTTTATTTTCATTTGGCCAAGAACGAACCTTCAATGGCTTCTTGGGGCTGGTTTTTCTGATACTTTTGGTGAAACGAAGATTTTTCCAATATTTGGTGTGGTATGGAAGTTAGATGAAAAGTCGACACTAACACTAATGTTCCCTCAAATTAAATATGAATACCTTACGGAAGCTAAGAATAAGTACAACTTTACAGTAGCTCCAGCCGGAGCTCAATGGCAGTGGAAAGCTGGTCAAATTTTAAATAATAGTGAAGATGTAGATGTAGCAATTTCTGGAATAAGGTTTTCTGTAGGTGGAGACTTTATTTTAAATGACAGTAAATATCTTTATACAAATATTGGACTTGTGACAAATCGTAAGTTTGAAATTCACCGTCATTCAAATACTTCAATATCGGGAGAGCAGGAATTAGTTAATAGTTGGTTCTTCCAAGTTGGAGCAAGATTTTAA
- a CDS encoding LysR family transcriptional regulator, which yields MNKDQLDGLVALKLVAENKSFKKAAEILNISTPAISRIISNLERRMGVILLTRTTRNVNPTEAGITFLNKAGPAIDEIIDAQSSVRTLGNEPSGLLRINAPVIFYQHYLKDYVREFLKKYPKVQLEIFSDDQAVDIFSQGFDAGIRVDDIIAKDLIALKLFGPIDFITVASPKYIKEFGSPSHPKELLDHNCILLRFGSGTSVYDKWEFEDKKKEFTVRVNGNLILNNSEHIRQAALSHSGIIYIEKGSVINDLERGKLKVVLEEYKTQSTGFYLYYPHKIHISPALRAFINFFKTELK from the coding sequence GTGAACAAAGATCAATTAGATGGATTAGTCGCTCTAAAACTAGTTGCTGAAAATAAAAGCTTTAAAAAGGCAGCTGAGATTTTGAATATTTCTACACCGGCCATTAGTAGAATCATTTCAAACCTTGAAAGAAGAATGGGTGTCATTTTATTAACTAGAACAACAAGAAATGTAAATCCAACTGAAGCAGGAATCACTTTCCTCAATAAAGCTGGACCTGCTATTGATGAAATTATAGATGCACAGAGTAGTGTAAGAACCTTAGGGAATGAACCAAGTGGATTACTTCGAATTAATGCACCTGTTATATTTTACCAGCACTATCTTAAAGATTATGTGAGAGAATTTTTAAAAAAGTATCCTAAAGTCCAACTAGAGATTTTTTCTGACGACCAGGCAGTTGATATCTTTTCTCAGGGCTTTGATGCAGGGATAAGAGTTGATGATATAATAGCAAAGGACTTAATCGCATTAAAATTATTTGGCCCAATTGACTTTATAACAGTAGCTTCTCCAAAGTATATTAAAGAATTCGGAAGCCCCTCACACCCTAAAGAACTACTAGATCATAATTGTATTCTTCTTCGATTTGGTTCTGGTACAAGTGTTTATGACAAATGGGAATTTGAAGACAAGAAGAAAGAGTTCACTGTTAGAGTTAATGGCAATCTCATTTTAAACAACTCCGAACACATTAGACAAGCAGCTCTTTCCCACAGTGGAATCATTTACATTGAAAAAGGTTCGGTTATAAACGATCTGGAAAGAGGAAAGCTAAAAGTTGTCCTAGAAGAATATAAGACCCAAAGTACGGGGTTCTATCTTTATTACCCCCATAAGATTCATATTTCTCCAGCACTAAGAGCATTTATTAATTTCTTTAAGACTGAATTAAAATAA